CACGTGCGCCGTCCACAATTTCCGGCGCGCCCATCTCAAGCTCGCCGCACGGCGAAAGCAGCGTGTGTATATGAAGGTCTACCCAAAAGGGCTTCAGCAAGCGTCTAGCCCTTAAGCCCCAGCGCGTGCATCTTCGCACAGACCTCATAAAGGCTCTCGGGAACGGAGAGCACCGTTATGTTTTCTGTATTGCAGCGTTCAAGCAGGTCGTCCGGGGCCTTGCGCCCCGCCGCTATGATTATTATTGGAAGGTCTTTCAGCACCGCCACAGCGGCCACGTTGAGGTGGGCCTGTATCGTCACCCAGGCCGCGCCCTCGCGCGCCACGCCCATTATGAAGCTCAAAAGGTCGCCCGCTATAGCCTCTGTTATCTCTCTTTCGCCGGCGCCGGCGCACTGGACCTCTCCGCCAAGCGCGCTGCAAAGTTCGCTTACTGTCAATTTGATCCACCCCTTCTTTTAAGAGTCTGCGGCTGTGACTCAGAAAGAGTCACTATTTTATTCGCAAGCGAAGATATGCCTTCGCGAAGTTTGAAGATGCAGTCTGTGACGGAGCCGTGTCCGCGCACTATCTCCTCCGCCATCGCCTGGCACGACGGACGTCCGCAGGAGCCGCAGTCGATGTGCGGAAGGCCCGAGTATATTTCTTTCATCTGCTGGAGCTTCACCATGGCGTCCGCCACGTTGTCCGAAAG
This DNA window, taken from Cloacibacillus sp., encodes the following:
- a CDS encoding serine kinase; protein product: MTVSELCSALGGEVQCAGAGEREITEAIAGDLLSFIMGVAREGAAWVTIQAHLNVAAVAVLKDLPIIIIAAGRKAPDDLLERCNTENITVLSVPESLYEVCAKMHALGLKG